A section of the Methanoregula formicica SMSP genome encodes:
- a CDS encoding class I SAM-dependent methyltransferase has translation MTNPGERSSPGMLAVLEEKVRSQHLINVTTRCIDLEHGDRLEGQYDLVMSSMTVHHIRDVRPILEILLRVLKRGGTLAIADLDCDNGKFHDTPEGVFHNGFDRCMMKTHFEAAGLAHVRNRTAAIVQKESPSGEIRPFTVFLMTGRKEQEQ, from the coding sequence ATGACAAACCCCGGAGAGCGAAGCTCGCCCGGGATGCTTGCGGTTCTTGAGGAGAAGGTCAGATCGCAGCATCTCATCAATGTAACAACCCGGTGCATCGACCTGGAACACGGCGACCGGTTGGAGGGACAGTATGATCTGGTGATGAGCAGCATGACGGTTCACCACATACGGGATGTGCGCCCAATCCTTGAGATCCTTCTCCGGGTGCTGAAACGCGGCGGCACCCTTGCCATCGCGGACCTTGACTGCGATAACGGGAAGTTTCATGACACTCCGGAGGGGGTGTTCCATAACGGATTTGACCGGTGCATGATGAAAACCCATTTCGAAGCAGCGGGGCTCGCCCATGTCCGTAACCGGACTGCCGCCATCGTGCAGAAAGAGTCACCTTCCGGGGAGATCCGGCCGTTCACGGTCTTTCTCATGACCGGCAGAAAGGAGCAGGAACAATAG
- a CDS encoding class I SAM-dependent methyltransferase — translation MTPSAMPVKEHYDRFLAGQYAWMAGGFDSNLERNRRFFVQAGIVPRSTGTAIDLGAGCGFAAIPLAEAGFRVTAVDFCRPLLRELVHRAPGIATVEGDILDFPLWAGRDPELIVCMGDTLAHLPGAGSVRDLLRQCYTELVPGGKFVLTLRDYTPGEIGETVVLPVRRDADRIFLCRLEYDEKCVGVTDIVYSHQSGTWERSASSYEKIRITLAFLLRELEHAGLRIDEHMAGEGLIAIIAEKIRA, via the coding sequence ATGACCCCCTCTGCCATGCCGGTGAAAGAGCACTACGACCGTTTCCTGGCCGGGCAGTATGCCTGGATGGCCGGGGGTTTCGACAGTAACCTGGAACGGAACCGCAGGTTTTTCGTTCAGGCGGGCATTGTCCCCCGCTCTACCGGTACCGCCATAGACCTTGGGGCGGGCTGCGGTTTTGCGGCAATTCCCCTTGCGGAAGCGGGATTCCGGGTTACGGCCGTGGATTTCTGCCGGCCGCTCCTCCGGGAGCTGGTGCACCGTGCCCCGGGTATCGCCACCGTTGAAGGGGATATCCTTGATTTCCCGCTCTGGGCCGGCAGGGACCCGGAACTCATCGTCTGCATGGGCGACACGCTGGCGCACCTGCCGGGTGCCGGTTCTGTCCGGGACCTGCTCCGGCAGTGTTATACGGAACTCGTGCCGGGCGGGAAGTTTGTTCTCACGCTCCGGGATTATACTCCGGGAGAGATAGGGGAGACTGTTGTCCTTCCGGTACGCCGGGATGCAGATCGAATCTTCCTGTGCAGGCTGGAGTACGATGAAAAGTGTGTCGGCGTGACTGACATTGTCTACTCGCACCAGTCCGGAACGTGGGAGAGAAGTGCAAGTTCGTACGAGAAGATCCGGATCACACTAGCGTTTCTGCTCCGTGAACTGGAACATGCAGGCCTGCGGATAGATGAGCATATGGCAGGCGAAGGGTTGATTGCGATAATCGCGGAAAAGATCCGGGCGTGA
- the pth2 gene encoding peptidyl-tRNA hydrolase Pth2: MVKEPEFRYKQCLIIRNDVKMSCGKRCAQAGHAAIGAYNAADKALQKAWLSEGQKKVVLKANDERTLYELKVLAERNGISTSLIQDAGMTEIPPGTITALGLGPAKSEDLDRITGTLTLL, encoded by the coding sequence ATGGTTAAAGAGCCCGAATTCCGGTACAAGCAGTGCCTGATCATCAGGAACGATGTCAAGATGAGCTGCGGCAAGCGGTGTGCCCAGGCCGGCCATGCCGCCATCGGTGCCTACAATGCCGCGGACAAGGCGCTCCAGAAGGCATGGCTCTCCGAGGGGCAGAAGAAGGTCGTCCTGAAGGCAAACGATGAGCGGACCCTGTACGAGCTGAAGGTGCTTGCCGAGCGGAACGGCATCTCGACATCCCTGATCCAGGACGCCGGCATGACCGAAATCCCGCCGGGCACGATCACGGCGCTCGGCCTTGGTCCGGCAAAGAGCGAGGACCTTGACCGGATTACCGGAACGCTCACCCTGTTATGA
- the truD gene encoding tRNA pseudouridine(13) synthase TruD, producing the protein MRESTFPLERELGMRWYASDGDGIGGRLRSSPSDFIVEEIPIEGKGGTAGPYLICRLTKTNWELQHAVREIAKRLGISHRRIGWAGTKDRNAITTQWISIYDVTEEQVRGVQLKDIVLEPLRNANEALALGQLEGNRFALVIRDTDPNDLAGRVEAITGTVREAVPNFFGLQRFGAIRPVTHAVGEWILRDNYEQAVLTYIGLPFPSENEDVRAVRTAFLETRDPAPALRNLPVQMNYERAMLQHLHNNPGDYAGALRELPPKLLSMFVSAFQSYIFNCALSRRFDDGVALTEPVPGDHLVFANGRTDTVTATNAAAAALHIRRGRCSIALFMPGRGNSSGPVLKEPVMDGLLAEKNITPDDFARASRFVGTKFEGAFRPISLKTEIEYSTGETDVTLKFTLPPGHYATTVCREYMKADPVRMV; encoded by the coding sequence ATGAGAGAGAGCACCTTCCCCCTCGAACGCGAGCTCGGGATGCGCTGGTATGCCAGCGATGGCGACGGGATCGGCGGCAGGCTCCGCTCCAGTCCCTCGGACTTTATCGTGGAGGAGATCCCGATCGAGGGAAAGGGCGGCACTGCAGGCCCATACCTCATCTGCCGGCTGACCAAGACCAACTGGGAACTCCAGCACGCGGTCAGGGAGATCGCAAAACGGCTCGGGATCAGCCACCGCCGGATCGGGTGGGCCGGTACCAAGGACCGGAACGCGATAACAACACAATGGATCTCGATCTATGACGTTACCGAAGAACAGGTGCGGGGCGTGCAGCTCAAAGACATTGTCCTTGAACCGCTGCGGAATGCCAACGAGGCCCTCGCCCTCGGCCAGCTGGAAGGGAACCGGTTTGCGCTGGTGATCCGGGACACCGATCCGAATGACCTTGCCGGGCGGGTAGAGGCGATAACCGGGACTGTCCGCGAAGCTGTCCCCAACTTTTTCGGACTCCAGCGTTTCGGCGCGATCCGCCCGGTCACCCACGCGGTCGGCGAATGGATATTGCGGGACAACTACGAGCAGGCGGTCCTCACGTACATCGGCCTCCCGTTCCCTTCTGAGAACGAAGACGTCCGGGCCGTCCGCACCGCGTTTCTCGAAACCCGCGACCCGGCACCGGCGCTCCGCAACCTTCCCGTCCAGATGAATTACGAACGGGCCATGCTCCAGCATCTCCACAATAACCCGGGCGACTATGCCGGGGCCCTCCGCGAGCTCCCGCCCAAGCTCCTCTCCATGTTCGTCTCTGCATTCCAGTCGTACATCTTCAACTGTGCCCTGAGCCGGAGGTTCGACGACGGGGTCGCACTCACGGAACCGGTGCCGGGCGACCACCTGGTCTTTGCCAATGGCCGGACAGATACGGTAACCGCCACAAACGCCGCGGCCGCCGCCCTCCATATCCGGCGCGGCCGGTGCAGCATCGCCCTCTTCATGCCCGGTCGCGGAAACAGCAGCGGCCCGGTTCTTAAGGAACCGGTCATGGACGGACTTCTTGCGGAGAAGAATATCACGCCGGATGACTTTGCCCGGGCCTCGCGCTTTGTCGGCACGAAGTTTGAGGGGGCGTTCCGCCCCATCTCGCTCAAAACAGAGATTGAGTATTCCACCGGGGAGACGGACGTGACGCTGAAGTTCACGCTCCCGCCCGGCCATTACGCGACAACGGTCTGCCGCGAGTACATGAAAGCTGATCCCGTGCGGATGGTCTAA
- the sppA gene encoding signal peptide peptidase SppA, translated as MDEHPVDGSPSPAPAVTAVPEIRVEKAAPASRKRQGSLMWLAVLIAGILLVLAVLVAVYVLTDTDTRGVTVIRIEGSLATSDISDGNIAGSEAIGSQLREAADDPLVEAIVLRVNSPGGTPSSAQEIIRDLEYAKSKKPVVVSMGDIATSAAYYISAHADRIYANPDTFTAGVGVIWEFSDVSSWMENEGYNLSVYKSGSKKDMGSTARSLTEEEQAYAKKVVEDSFETFISDVTTQRAINRADIEDGRVIRGAEAVRMNIVDELGNLNDAIEGAKRLAASRR; from the coding sequence ATGGACGAACACCCTGTCGATGGATCCCCCTCGCCCGCCCCTGCAGTCACGGCCGTACCGGAAATCCGGGTGGAAAAGGCGGCACCCGCCTCGCGGAAGCGTCAGGGCAGCCTCATGTGGCTTGCCGTCCTCATTGCCGGCATCCTTCTCGTGCTCGCGGTCCTTGTCGCAGTCTATGTCCTGACGGACACGGACACCCGCGGGGTGACCGTCATCCGGATAGAAGGATCGCTTGCGACGAGCGATATCTCCGATGGGAATATTGCCGGGAGCGAAGCAATCGGTTCGCAGCTCCGCGAGGCGGCGGACGATCCCCTGGTCGAAGCCATCGTGCTCCGGGTGAACAGCCCGGGCGGAACCCCGTCGTCAGCGCAGGAGATCATCCGCGACCTTGAGTACGCGAAGAGCAAAAAACCGGTGGTTGTTTCCATGGGAGACATTGCTACGTCCGCCGCCTACTATATCAGCGCCCATGCCGACCGGATCTATGCCAATCCCGACACCTTCACGGCCGGTGTTGGCGTTATCTGGGAATTCTCCGATGTCAGTTCCTGGATGGAGAACGAGGGGTACAACCTGAGCGTGTACAAGTCCGGCAGCAAGAAGGACATGGGCTCAACGGCACGGTCCCTTACCGAGGAGGAGCAGGCCTATGCAAAGAAGGTTGTCGAGGACAGTTTCGAGACATTCATCAGCGATGTCACGACCCAGCGGGCGATCAACCGTGCCGATATCGAGGACGGGCGGGTCATACGGGGTGCTGAAGCCGTCAGGATGAACATCGTGGACGAGCTCGGGAACCTCAATGACGCCATCGAGGGCGCAAAGCGGCTTGCCGCGTCCCGGCGTTAG
- a CDS encoding dihydrofolate reductase family protein produces MIDPTDRPHVLMMSEITADGKLTLKKGASSKILMKYMSHETEILLHTTRAEYDAIMVGANTIRIDNSFLTVRYVTGKSPLRVIPCSMGDIPLDANVLGPDAPTVIAVAEAAPQDRVDAIKKKGVNVVVAGKKHVELPLLMKILREKFGVKKLMIEGGPTLNWHMLHDRLVDEIRLIHLPFIVGGSDTPSLVGGMHINDENEMIRLTLKNYYLCGTNLVSEFDVLYGRE; encoded by the coding sequence ATGATCGATCCTACCGACCGTCCGCACGTTCTGATGATGTCAGAGATAACGGCCGACGGCAAACTCACGCTCAAGAAAGGGGCATCCTCAAAGATCCTGATGAAATACATGTCCCACGAGACCGAGATCCTGCTCCACACCACACGGGCAGAATACGATGCGATCATGGTCGGGGCCAATACCATCCGGATCGACAACTCGTTCCTTACTGTACGGTACGTTACGGGGAAGAGCCCGCTCCGGGTCATCCCCTGCAGCATGGGCGACATCCCCCTGGACGCCAACGTGCTGGGCCCCGATGCCCCGACCGTCATCGCGGTTGCGGAGGCAGCGCCGCAGGACCGCGTGGACGCTATCAAAAAGAAAGGTGTCAATGTGGTTGTGGCCGGCAAAAAGCATGTCGAGCTCCCGCTGCTGATGAAGATCCTGCGCGAGAAGTTTGGCGTGAAGAAACTCATGATCGAGGGCGGGCCGACCCTGAACTGGCACATGCTCCACGACAGGCTCGTGGACGAGATCCGGCTTATCCACCTCCCCTTCATCGTTGGGGGCTCCGACACCCCTTCGCTTGTCGGGGGCATGCACATCAATGACGAGAACGAGATGATCCGGCTCACCCTGAAGAACTACTACCTGTGCGGCACCAACCTCGTCTCGGAATTCGATGTGCTGTACGGGCGTGAATAA
- a CDS encoding CDP-alcohol phosphatidyltransferase family protein: MNITALRPRFIGYLEPVADLFVRLKITPNQISLLSLAAGILCAYLFFQREFLLGALALFLSAVFDLIDGSVARKTGAHTNFGAVFDWIVDKYVDALALLGIGLSGITIISQFVAVSPVADFGVVTLAIIGSLMNTFIKPVVYAEIGYKEKVEGKIDDPLEGVGFFGRPETFLVLIIGGITGFIWAAVIIIAVCTNLSALQRITYLYKTLS; the protein is encoded by the coding sequence ATGAATATTACTGCACTCCGGCCCCGGTTCATCGGGTACCTGGAGCCGGTCGCAGATCTCTTTGTGCGGCTGAAAATCACGCCCAACCAGATATCGCTCCTTTCGCTTGCCGCCGGCATTCTCTGTGCATATCTCTTCTTCCAGCGCGAGTTCCTGCTGGGCGCTCTCGCTCTCTTCCTTTCGGCAGTATTCGACCTCATCGATGGCAGTGTTGCCCGGAAGACCGGCGCCCACACGAACTTTGGCGCTGTCTTCGACTGGATTGTCGACAAGTACGTGGACGCGCTCGCCCTCCTGGGCATCGGGCTCTCCGGGATTACCATCATCAGCCAGTTCGTCGCGGTTTCCCCTGTTGCCGACTTCGGGGTTGTAACGCTTGCTATCATCGGGTCGCTGATGAACACGTTCATCAAACCGGTGGTGTACGCGGAGATCGGGTACAAGGAAAAAGTCGAGGGCAAGATCGACGACCCCCTCGAAGGCGTCGGGTTCTTCGGCCGTCCCGAGACCTTCCTGGTCCTGATCATCGGGGGCATCACCGGGTTCATCTGGGCTGCGGTCATCATCATCGCGGTCTGTACGAACCTCTCGGCCCTGCAGCGGATCACGTACCTCTACAAAACGCTCTCCTGA
- the artA gene encoding archaeosortase A produces MIEYLVLLSCAGFLAFLIPGRHRRYAAILGWVFIVLTLFASLPEYFRENNFMYPLVAAMSVPFLAITVKYLLNNDERAMHLSRAAAVAFLIYAPFGFSQVPLFAWLGDQLISLVVSQVLWILDVLNFTVSLTCMNPVTERALDPSACAELLRDTITRNGYSVQIILGCTGIQSIAILLGVAAAVPTTLRQKLYAFLIVAPTIYILNLMRNAFVIMAYTDQWFPYWPEVAGNGEMGYESFFWAHNVIAELLALVILVMIAYWLFTLIPSLGKFADDLYQMYTGEFRKAFCKSK; encoded by the coding sequence ATGATCGAGTATCTGGTCCTTCTTTCCTGTGCCGGTTTTCTGGCATTCCTGATACCCGGTCGCCACCGCAGGTATGCCGCCATACTTGGATGGGTCTTCATTGTCCTGACGCTGTTCGCGTCGCTTCCCGAGTATTTCCGGGAGAACAATTTCATGTACCCGCTGGTTGCGGCCATGTCCGTGCCGTTTCTCGCGATCACGGTCAAATACCTCCTGAACAACGATGAGCGTGCGATGCACCTCTCCCGGGCGGCAGCGGTGGCGTTTCTCATCTATGCACCGTTCGGGTTCTCCCAGGTGCCGCTCTTTGCCTGGCTCGGGGACCAGCTCATCTCCCTTGTTGTCTCGCAGGTCCTCTGGATTCTCGATGTCCTCAACTTCACCGTTTCGCTCACCTGCATGAACCCGGTGACCGAACGGGCTCTCGATCCGTCGGCCTGCGCTGAGCTGCTGCGGGACACCATCACCCGGAACGGGTACAGCGTCCAGATCATCCTTGGCTGCACCGGCATCCAGAGCATCGCGATCCTGCTCGGGGTCGCAGCGGCAGTCCCGACAACGCTCCGGCAGAAGCTGTACGCGTTCCTCATCGTTGCACCGACGATCTACATCCTCAACCTGATGCGCAATGCCTTCGTCATCATGGCCTACACGGACCAGTGGTTCCCGTACTGGCCCGAGGTGGCAGGCAACGGCGAGATGGGATACGAGAGTTTCTTCTGGGCGCACAACGTGATCGCCGAACTGCTCGCTCTCGTCATCCTGGTCATGATCGCCTACTGGCTCTTCACGCTTATTCCCAGCCTGGGAAAATTCGCGGATGACCTTTACCAGATGTATACCGGGGAGTTCAGGAAAGCGTTCTGCAAAAGTAAGTAG
- a CDS encoding transcription factor S, protein MFCPECKSLMISSGGQLKCRKCGYIRKIESTDNMTKKRERVEKEIMIVDDEGEKIKTLPTTQIKCPKCGNNLAFWWLRQLRAADESEVRFFKCTECDHTWRQYD, encoded by the coding sequence ATGTTTTGTCCTGAATGCAAGTCTCTTATGATATCCTCCGGTGGCCAGCTCAAGTGCCGCAAGTGCGGCTATATCAGGAAGATCGAGTCCACCGACAATATGACAAAGAAACGGGAACGCGTGGAAAAGGAGATCATGATCGTCGATGACGAGGGCGAAAAGATCAAGACCCTCCCCACGACCCAGATCAAGTGCCCCAAGTGCGGCAACAACCTTGCGTTCTGGTGGCTCCGCCAGCTCCGGGCTGCCGATGAGAGCGAGGTGCGGTTCTTCAAGTGCACCGAGTGCGATCACACCTGGCGCCAGTACGATTAA
- a CDS encoding type II toxin-antitoxin system RelE family toxin gives MIVHIEKGVIKTLSKYPEKIRVQIFRHIQKLADPYSAPDVECLSPKKHIWRMHVGRSYTIIFLIRKESDAVFVLEVPTIEQAHKRYGRYY, from the coding sequence GTGATCGTTCACATCGAAAAGGGTGTGATCAAAACCCTCTCAAAGTATCCCGAAAAGATTCGGGTGCAGATCTTCCGCCACATCCAGAAATTGGCGGACCCGTATAGTGCACCCGACGTAGAATGTCTGTCCCCAAAGAAACATATCTGGAGAATGCACGTCGGGCGAAGTTACACCATAATCTTCCTGATTCGCAAAGAATCCGATGCTGTATTTGTGCTTGAAGTCCCGACTATCGAGCAGGCACATAAGAGGTATGGCCGCTACTACTGA
- the uvrC gene encoding excinuclease ABC subunit UvrC has protein sequence MFDTATLPSAPGCYQFFDKGGTIIYVGKAKNLKKRVSSYFQKKDHDRKTQSLVASIARISVVVTNTETEAFLLENNLIKKHQPKYNIDLKDAKRYAYIELTREPFPRIGIARRTGAGESVYFGPFVSAAERDELVRIVRKIFLIRSCRRLPKRACLRHHLNTCSAPCVGAITQEEYQRQVDRAAELLKGKSTELLHMLREEMAGYSAREEYEKALSVRNQIGAVTRLSERQHVERPKETDQDVIGYTISDDTVYLMVFSVEKGLLMGKQEYSFDNREDFFEEFLVQYYADRVPPSELILSHEVDEALAGYLSERKGKAVHITVPKIGEKKKLLDLVQKNLEYAFLKNEMKTKDLQASLGLADSPEVIECFDISHLSGTAMVGSMVQFRNGVPDKKNYRRFQIKTVEGIDDFASIAEIVKRRYDRLIREDRELPDLIIIDGGKGQLSAAGESLRDLDLTIPVIALAKQEEDVYLPGEVLPRKLDPKGMALHYLQEIRDEAHRFAITYNRLLRKKTAVGSSGSSGSKRKKKNGA, from the coding sequence ATGTTTGATACTGCGACCCTTCCCTCCGCCCCCGGCTGTTACCAGTTCTTCGACAAAGGCGGGACGATTATCTATGTCGGAAAGGCCAAGAACCTGAAGAAGCGGGTGAGCAGTTACTTCCAGAAGAAGGATCATGACCGGAAGACGCAGAGCCTTGTTGCCTCGATTGCCCGCATCAGCGTCGTGGTGACCAACACCGAGACCGAGGCGTTTCTTTTAGAAAACAACCTGATCAAGAAGCACCAGCCGAAGTACAATATCGATCTCAAGGATGCCAAGCGGTACGCGTACATCGAGCTGACCCGCGAACCGTTCCCGCGGATCGGGATTGCCCGCCGTACCGGGGCCGGCGAATCGGTGTATTTCGGTCCGTTCGTCTCGGCAGCCGAGCGCGATGAACTGGTCCGCATTGTCCGGAAGATCTTTTTGATCCGGTCCTGCCGCAGGCTCCCGAAGCGTGCGTGCCTCCGGCACCACCTGAATACCTGCAGCGCACCCTGTGTCGGCGCCATCACGCAGGAGGAGTACCAGCGGCAGGTGGACCGGGCTGCAGAACTGCTGAAAGGGAAGAGCACGGAACTCCTCCACATGCTCCGCGAGGAGATGGCAGGGTATTCCGCACGCGAGGAGTACGAGAAGGCGCTTTCGGTGCGGAACCAGATCGGTGCCGTCACCCGGCTCTCCGAGCGCCAGCATGTCGAGCGGCCGAAGGAGACGGACCAGGACGTAATCGGGTACACGATCTCCGATGATACGGTCTACCTCATGGTCTTCTCGGTGGAAAAGGGCCTGCTCATGGGAAAGCAGGAGTACTCGTTCGACAACCGCGAGGACTTCTTCGAGGAGTTCCTGGTCCAGTATTATGCAGACCGTGTCCCGCCCTCCGAACTGATCCTGTCCCACGAGGTTGACGAGGCCCTTGCCGGGTATCTCTCCGAGCGCAAGGGAAAGGCAGTCCATATCACGGTGCCGAAGATCGGCGAGAAGAAAAAACTGCTCGACCTTGTCCAGAAGAACCTCGAATACGCGTTCCTGAAAAACGAGATGAAGACAAAGGACCTGCAGGCAAGCCTCGGCCTTGCCGATTCGCCCGAGGTTATCGAGTGCTTCGATATCTCCCATCTCTCCGGCACCGCGATGGTCGGGTCGATGGTGCAGTTCAGGAACGGTGTTCCTGACAAGAAGAACTACCGGCGGTTCCAGATAAAAACCGTTGAAGGCATTGACGACTTTGCCTCCATCGCCGAGATCGTGAAACGGCGGTACGACCGGCTGATCCGCGAGGACCGCGAACTCCCCGACCTGATTATCATCGACGGCGGGAAAGGGCAGCTCTCCGCGGCCGGGGAATCCCTTCGCGATCTCGACCTCACCATTCCGGTCATCGCCCTTGCCAAGCAGGAGGAGGACGTATACCTCCCCGGCGAGGTGCTGCCCCGGAAACTCGATCCGAAGGGTATGGCGCTCCACTACCTCCAGGAGATCCGCGACGAGGCGCACCGGTTCGCGATAACGTACAACCGGCTGTTGCGGAAGAAGACGGCAGTGGGCAGTTCCGGCTCCTCCGGCAGCAAACGAAAGAAGAAGAATGGTGCGTGA
- a CDS encoding tetratricopeptide repeat protein: MEWIYAKGIPIEAQYLYRKALDYSQRGRDDEALKYLRQSVIIAPGYAKAFFEMGNCCARLGRFDEAREKYERATHIDPRVPAHA; this comes from the coding sequence ATGGAATGGATCTATGCAAAGGGAATACCCATCGAGGCCCAGTACCTGTACCGGAAGGCACTGGACTATTCGCAGCGCGGCAGGGATGACGAGGCGCTGAAATATCTCCGGCAGTCGGTGATCATCGCGCCCGGGTACGCAAAGGCGTTCTTCGAGATGGGGAACTGCTGCGCCCGGCTCGGCCGGTTTGACGAGGCGCGGGAAAAATATGAACGGGCAACCCATATCGATCCCCGGGTGCCGGCCCATGCCTGA